A window of Corallococcus macrosporus DSM 14697 contains these coding sequences:
- a CDS encoding Xan family putative trans-acting RiPP leader peptide, with product MASEETLSAAPAQNASATVDAAPTEASAAPEKLDEIEEIDFLLEEIESKIAPLALA from the coding sequence ATGGCTTCGGAAGAGACCTTGTCCGCAGCGCCCGCCCAGAACGCGTCAGCCACCGTCGACGCGGCTCCCACCGAGGCCTCCGCCGCGCCTGAGAAGCTCGATGAAATCGAGGAGATCGACTTCCTGCTCGAGGAGATCGAGAGCAAGATTGCTCCGCTCGCGCTGGCGTGA
- a CDS encoding Rieske 2Fe-2S domain-containing protein produces the protein MRSYVDAFSAYWHPVAFSNALTAAPLAVQLLETELVLWRTGSGVAVSHRRCSHRGADLSLGVVTPEGLRCGFHGWTYGADGRCVRVPSQPSAPIPARARVSAFQATERYGLVWVCLAPEPAAPLPEWPELEDGTLATVPLPVLDWDVAAGRMIEIVLDVAHLSFVHEGTFGNPEQPEVPPYEVERRPTGVSARIVYPAMAPSTDGLPPRVDRTTLTYDVTLPFAAKLAFKPTLFYVHTVYAIAAPLSEEKMRCFYFASYHPRLRNHFPDMFVKSELAILEQDRRTLEGVRPRAQPLDFAGEVHSPADRLPIEYRRGVIALRLGRPVDGPAPE, from the coding sequence GTGCGTTCCTACGTTGACGCCTTCTCCGCGTACTGGCACCCGGTCGCCTTCTCGAACGCGCTGACGGCGGCTCCGCTCGCCGTGCAGTTGCTGGAGACGGAGCTGGTGCTGTGGCGGACGGGCTCGGGCGTGGCCGTGTCGCACCGGCGGTGTTCGCACCGGGGCGCCGACCTCAGCCTGGGCGTCGTCACCCCGGAGGGGCTGCGCTGCGGCTTCCATGGCTGGACCTACGGCGCGGACGGCCGCTGTGTGCGCGTCCCGTCCCAGCCGTCCGCGCCCATTCCCGCCCGCGCGCGCGTCTCCGCCTTCCAGGCCACGGAGCGCTACGGCCTCGTCTGGGTCTGCCTGGCTCCGGAGCCCGCCGCGCCGCTGCCGGAGTGGCCGGAGCTGGAGGATGGCACCCTGGCCACCGTGCCGCTGCCGGTGCTGGACTGGGACGTCGCCGCGGGCCGGATGATCGAAATCGTGCTGGACGTGGCCCACCTGTCCTTCGTGCACGAAGGCACCTTCGGCAACCCGGAGCAGCCGGAGGTGCCCCCGTATGAGGTGGAGCGGCGTCCCACCGGCGTCAGCGCGCGCATCGTGTATCCCGCGATGGCGCCGTCGACGGACGGCCTGCCGCCCCGGGTGGACCGCACCACGCTCACCTACGACGTGACGCTGCCCTTCGCCGCGAAGCTCGCCTTCAAGCCCACGCTCTTCTACGTCCACACCGTCTACGCCATCGCCGCTCCGCTCTCCGAGGAGAAGATGCGGTGCTTCTACTTCGCCTCGTACCACCCCCGGTTGCGCAACCACTTCCCGGACATGTTCGTGAAGAGTGAGCTGGCCATCCTGGAGCAGGACCGCCGCACGCTGGAGGGCGTGCGTCCCCGGGCCCAGCCCCTGGATTTCGCCGGCGAGGTCCACTCGCCCGCGGACCGGCTGCCCATCGAGTACCGGCGGGGCGTCATCGCCCTGCGGCTGGGCAGGCCCGTGGACGGACCCGCTCCGGAATGA
- a CDS encoding c-type cytochrome, with the protein MRSSLLFLLLALSACQRNESPPPAKAPAAAAPAPSTPKAPPAAVAVDAAKLERGRYLVENVLACGSCHTPRDWSRYGGPASGPALSGACWDDASWELPGRVCAPNITPDPEHGIGRWTDAELLRALRDGTGRDGKTLFPLMPFLLYRELSDADAHAVIAWLRQAPASPRDGGRSAIPDEVYAQYKDLAAPVKTVVPEPAADDVSRGRYLATVAQCAACHAGMDDAGTPFAGGRPLPTPHGPEVVANLTPHARGLGALDEAAFVARFTAFKDLTPAPAKAGQVNKLTMPWVFFAGLAEADLRALYRYLRTVPAMAPTAPSASGK; encoded by the coding sequence ATGCGTTCCAGCCTCCTCTTCCTGCTGCTGGCGCTGAGCGCCTGCCAGCGCAATGAATCCCCGCCGCCCGCCAAGGCCCCGGCCGCGGCCGCGCCCGCGCCGTCCACGCCCAAGGCCCCGCCCGCCGCGGTGGCCGTGGACGCGGCGAAGCTGGAGCGGGGCCGGTACCTGGTGGAGAACGTGCTCGCGTGCGGCTCCTGCCACACGCCGCGTGACTGGTCCCGCTACGGCGGCCCGGCCTCCGGCCCCGCGCTCTCCGGCGCCTGCTGGGATGACGCGAGCTGGGAGCTGCCGGGCCGCGTCTGCGCGCCCAACATCACGCCGGACCCCGAGCACGGCATCGGCCGGTGGACGGACGCGGAGCTGCTGCGCGCGCTGCGCGACGGCACCGGCCGCGACGGCAAGACGCTCTTCCCCCTCATGCCCTTCCTCCTCTACCGCGAGCTGTCGGACGCGGATGCCCACGCCGTGATTGCCTGGCTGCGGCAGGCGCCGGCCAGCCCGCGTGATGGCGGCCGCTCCGCCATCCCGGACGAGGTGTACGCGCAGTACAAGGACCTGGCCGCGCCGGTGAAGACGGTGGTGCCGGAGCCCGCGGCGGATGACGTCTCCCGCGGCCGTTACCTGGCCACCGTGGCGCAGTGCGCCGCGTGTCACGCGGGCATGGACGACGCGGGCACCCCCTTCGCCGGCGGACGTCCGCTGCCCACGCCGCACGGCCCGGAGGTCGTCGCCAACCTCACGCCGCATGCGCGCGGGCTCGGGGCCCTGGACGAAGCGGCCTTCGTCGCCCGCTTCACCGCCTTCAAGGACCTGACGCCCGCGCCCGCGAAGGCCGGTCAGGTGAACAAGCTCACCATGCCCTGGGTCTTCTTCGCCGGACTGGCGGAGGCGGACCTCCGGGCCCTCTACCGTTACCTGCGCACGGTGCCCGCCATGGCACCCACCGCGCCTTCCGCGTCTGGCAAATGA
- a CDS encoding TldD/PmbA family protein, with translation MDWFVERREVTEVLHQRAGARVVAPMLDRGWSRGHATPEGTAWQWAQVGGTHAKKGLFPGELEHRARPLLDAEPRLGGDTEATLALVHRLAEAARAAGALHLDVLLRQVERHTLSASDAHLREDTQRHALLEVKAFHDSGAGIAELWRCAAWPDGAGARAALPSLEALVEGLARELRDTTPRVPCPRGVLPVVFPPGAASGCFFHEVCGHPLEGDVVARGGSYLARRLGQQVAGAHLTVSDDPTDGHGALGFAWDDEGHAALPVTLLREGRVDAPLLDARSATALGRAPNGHGRRVSYRHPPLPRMAHTRVDAHQGHLEALMADLPHGLLVQHLTPRQMDLLSGDFSFYIVEAREIRDGRPGRRVGPGILRGNGLEALAAIDAVGADAKNLFATRGCRKLDHGPLPVSFGQPTVRFRGLAVEPSR, from the coding sequence GTGGATTGGTTCGTGGAGCGGCGCGAAGTCACCGAGGTCCTCCACCAGCGCGCCGGCGCCCGCGTCGTCGCGCCCATGCTCGACCGGGGCTGGTCCCGGGGCCACGCCACGCCGGAGGGCACCGCCTGGCAGTGGGCCCAGGTGGGCGGCACGCACGCGAAGAAGGGCCTGTTCCCAGGCGAGCTGGAGCACCGGGCCCGGCCCCTGCTCGACGCCGAGCCCCGCCTGGGCGGCGACACGGAGGCCACGCTGGCGCTCGTCCACCGGCTGGCGGAGGCGGCGCGAGCCGCGGGCGCCCTGCACCTGGACGTGCTGCTGCGCCAGGTGGAGCGCCACACGCTGTCCGCCAGCGACGCCCACCTGCGCGAAGACACGCAGCGCCACGCCCTGCTCGAGGTGAAGGCCTTCCATGACAGCGGCGCGGGCATCGCCGAGCTCTGGCGCTGCGCCGCCTGGCCGGACGGTGCTGGCGCCCGCGCCGCCCTGCCCTCGCTGGAAGCCCTGGTGGAAGGCCTGGCGCGGGAGCTGCGGGACACGACGCCCAGGGTCCCCTGCCCTCGCGGCGTGCTGCCCGTCGTCTTCCCACCGGGCGCCGCCTCCGGCTGCTTCTTCCACGAGGTGTGCGGCCATCCGCTGGAGGGAGACGTGGTGGCGCGCGGAGGCTCCTACCTCGCGCGGCGGCTGGGGCAGCAGGTGGCTGGTGCGCACCTCACCGTCTCCGACGACCCGACGGACGGCCACGGCGCGCTCGGCTTCGCGTGGGATGACGAAGGCCACGCCGCCCTGCCGGTGACGCTCCTCCGGGAGGGCCGGGTGGACGCGCCGCTCCTGGATGCCCGCAGCGCCACCGCGCTGGGCCGCGCGCCCAACGGACACGGGCGGCGCGTCAGCTACCGGCACCCGCCCCTGCCGCGCATGGCGCACACCCGCGTGGACGCGCACCAGGGGCATTTGGAGGCGCTGATGGCGGACCTCCCGCACGGGCTGCTGGTGCAGCACCTCACCCCCCGGCAGATGGACCTGCTGTCGGGCGACTTCAGCTTCTACATCGTGGAGGCGCGGGAGATTCGCGACGGCCGGCCCGGGCGCCGCGTGGGCCCCGGCATCCTCCGGGGCAACGGGCTCGAGGCCCTGGCGGCCATCGACGCGGTGGGCGCGGACGCGAAGAACCTCTTCGCCACGCGCGGCTGCCGGAAGCTGGACCACGGCCCGCTTCCGGTGTCCTTCGGGCAGCCCACGGTGCGCTTCCGGGGGCTCGCGGTGGAGCCCTCGCGGTAG
- a CDS encoding metallopeptidase TldD-related protein, translating into MQGGSEEDSGVASCAGLGLRALLTSATEALASFSRRHAPSHAELFLAAERKLSLEYDAGTGRSTLNQGESLDATARVAWDARQGLWTAPVGDASALPLLLERAEQVAAPGRAGPLPGLPAMSPAAPASPPALQPDRAARWMKRFIQTAVPPGSVVQAAVLSQSAAWRALVREHGVQRVRTEWRETLFVRCETPRGALVDAVALPPDANEDAFAPLRQRLADAVDALTGPAHRVDRSLPLVLRPAVAAPLAAGLLWLLRGDVAAATPALARAVGRKLFPSALSVVDDPHHPAGPRRVPLDDEGLPTEALTLVDAGVLRAFLHAADTATRLGAPPNGRGFRPALAPPAPEAVNPWVVPGAAPALPAHYTELVARVETFTTMPRPGTVTVVAGGWEVRDGHRVRRVAPVELELPVLETFRALRGVGNDLTFFPTAEGCGTPTLVFPPLLADAPGGHAAR; encoded by the coding sequence ATGCAGGGCGGTTCCGAGGAGGACAGCGGCGTGGCGTCATGCGCGGGCCTTGGGCTGCGCGCGCTGCTGACCTCCGCCACCGAGGCGCTGGCGTCCTTCTCCCGCCGCCACGCGCCGTCACACGCCGAGCTGTTCCTCGCCGCGGAGCGCAAGCTGTCGCTCGAATACGACGCGGGGACGGGCCGCTCCACCCTCAACCAGGGCGAGTCGTTGGACGCCACGGCGAGGGTGGCCTGGGACGCGCGGCAGGGCCTGTGGACCGCGCCCGTCGGAGACGCGAGCGCGCTGCCCCTGCTGCTGGAGCGCGCGGAGCAGGTCGCCGCCCCGGGGCGCGCGGGCCCCCTGCCTGGCCTGCCCGCCATGTCACCCGCGGCGCCCGCGAGCCCTCCCGCGCTGCAGCCGGACCGCGCGGCGCGCTGGATGAAGCGCTTCATCCAGACGGCCGTGCCGCCGGGGAGCGTGGTGCAGGCCGCCGTGCTGTCCCAGTCCGCGGCCTGGCGTGCGCTGGTTCGTGAGCACGGCGTTCAGCGTGTCCGCACGGAGTGGCGGGAGACGCTCTTCGTGCGCTGCGAGACGCCGCGCGGCGCCCTGGTGGACGCGGTGGCGCTGCCCCCGGACGCGAACGAGGACGCCTTCGCGCCGCTGCGCCAACGGCTCGCGGACGCGGTGGACGCGCTCACGGGGCCGGCTCACCGGGTGGACCGGAGCCTGCCCCTGGTGCTGCGGCCCGCGGTGGCCGCGCCGCTGGCGGCGGGGCTCCTCTGGCTGCTGCGGGGCGACGTGGCCGCCGCCACGCCCGCGCTGGCGCGAGCCGTGGGCCGCAAGCTGTTCCCCTCGGCCTTGAGCGTGGTGGATGACCCGCACCACCCGGCGGGCCCGCGGCGCGTGCCCCTGGATGACGAAGGGTTGCCCACCGAAGCGCTGACGTTGGTGGACGCGGGCGTGCTGCGGGCCTTCCTTCACGCCGCCGACACCGCGACGCGGCTGGGCGCGCCGCCCAACGGACGCGGCTTCCGGCCCGCGTTGGCGCCCCCCGCGCCCGAAGCCGTGAACCCCTGGGTCGTGCCCGGCGCGGCGCCCGCGCTTCCCGCTCACTACACGGAGCTGGTCGCCCGCGTGGAGACCTTCACCACCATGCCGCGTCCAGGCACCGTCACCGTGGTGGCGGGCGGCTGGGAGGTGCGTGACGGCCACCGCGTGCGCCGGGTGGCGCCGGTGGAGCTGGAGCTCCCCGTGCTGGAGACCTTCCGCGCGCTCCGTGGCGTGGGGAACGATTTGACCTTCTTCCCCACCGCCGAGGGGTGTGGCACGCCCACGCTCGTCTTTCCGCCCCTGCTGGCGGATGCCCCGGGAGGGCACGCGGCCAGGTGA
- a CDS encoding cold-shock protein, whose amino-acid sequence MATGTVKWFNDAKGFGFIAQDDGGADVFCHHTAIQSDGFRTLAEGQKVEFETRKGPKGLQAENVRVVG is encoded by the coding sequence ATGGCAACTGGTACCGTGAAATGGTTCAACGACGCGAAGGGCTTTGGATTCATCGCCCAGGATGACGGTGGGGCCGACGTGTTCTGCCACCACACCGCCATCCAGTCGGACGGTTTCCGTACCCTGGCCGAGGGCCAGAAGGTGGAGTTCGAGACCCGGAAGGGCCCCAAGGGCCTCCAGGCCGAGAACGTCCGCGTGGTCGGCTGA
- a CDS encoding helix-turn-helix transcriptional regulator — protein MQRTERLFALAEYLRGRRTGVTAEVLAERFGVTVRTIYRDLDSLRASSMPVSAERGRGGGYALDRSYSLPPVNFTAREAALIVALGRFAIDMRLLPFAGTLESALDKVRAALSTSAQRELLTRLRELSFIGVPSLPSRKGVREALERAWFEQQPLRITYVDSNYLETVRDVRVMSVIMNRHETRIDGEDLSTGERRPFRLDRITRAEVLRAAGP, from the coding sequence ATGCAACGGACCGAGCGACTCTTCGCCCTCGCCGAGTACCTCCGGGGCCGTCGCACCGGGGTCACCGCGGAAGTCCTGGCCGAGCGGTTCGGCGTCACGGTGCGCACCATCTACCGGGACCTGGACTCGCTGCGCGCGTCGTCCATGCCGGTCTCCGCCGAGCGCGGCCGGGGCGGCGGGTACGCGTTGGATCGCAGCTACAGCCTGCCGCCGGTGAACTTCACCGCGCGCGAGGCGGCGCTCATCGTCGCGCTGGGGCGCTTCGCCATCGACATGCGGCTGCTGCCCTTCGCCGGCACGCTGGAGTCGGCGCTGGACAAGGTGCGCGCGGCGCTCTCCACCTCCGCGCAGCGCGAGCTGCTCACCCGGCTGCGGGAGCTGTCGTTCATCGGCGTGCCGTCGCTGCCGAGCAGGAAGGGCGTCCGGGAAGCGCTGGAGCGCGCGTGGTTCGAGCAGCAGCCGCTGCGCATCACCTATGTCGACAGCAACTATCTGGAGACGGTCCGCGACGTGCGCGTGATGTCCGTCATCATGAACCGGCATGAGACGCGCATCGACGGGGAGGACCTCAGCACGGGGGAGCGACGGCCCTTCCGGTTGGATCGCATCACCCGCGCCGAGGTGCTCCGCGCGGCCGGGCCCTAG
- a CDS encoding ribonuclease H-like domain-containing protein, whose amino-acid sequence MEDEWLWGWDPTPGIVSVWAEPDGRAFVWRRVPRTGALVREDVRFRPWLLLSSLEDLAHLGPRLRPESEGPARHRVTWQELEGPGALRYLVRAEDGRALTSAVLEGASRRLGRPVAHLRDLGANAALALPPEEQYLTASGRTYFRDLDFDELRRMQFDLETTGLDPAHHRVFLVALRRPDGETETLEAQGEDDSAEADLLYHLAERVRTYDPDVIENHNLHGFDLPFLARRARHLGVSLALGRAGAPGLRHRPSARGAALGRPVPGAPPDAMCRARYTVPGRELIDTLDAVLRHDFSTRDLPGHGLKAVARHLGLAGPEREHIPGARVYEVFRTDPARVRRYARDDVTEAGGLARLLGGAAFALARMAPRRYERLADAGPATGVLDPLLVRAYLREGAALPAHEDGDGTSHSGAALHLFATGVARRIVKADVASLYPSLMRQYRIGPRRDRLGVLLALVDRLVDQRLAAKGRARAAAPGSQERFTNEALSAAMKIVVNSAYGYLGAVGLTRFSDVHAANEVTRQGRQVLGLLCRELARRGVTLLEADTDGVYFAVPEAWREADERRVVAEVAALLPPRVQLEFDGRYAAMLSHEPKNYALQPYDGPLVLRGVAFRSSRAEPFGEAFLRRALRCLLAGDVPGVREVYVETVMALRRRKVPTLEVCAHVRLTKSAAQYRAIRPRRRELPYEAMLASGRAEWPLGEQVRVYRAVGGRAGLLPVPEADDPGAARPLTREEDPRDYDVEYYVRLLRETFAARLVRALEPEDFRTVFDDPGQPSLFAPSLAEARPILTVLAEPPDAPEPV is encoded by the coding sequence ATGGAGGACGAGTGGCTCTGGGGCTGGGACCCCACGCCGGGCATCGTCTCCGTGTGGGCGGAGCCTGACGGCCGCGCCTTCGTCTGGCGCCGCGTCCCGAGGACGGGGGCGCTGGTGCGAGAGGACGTGCGCTTCCGTCCGTGGCTGCTGCTGTCGTCCCTGGAGGACCTGGCGCACCTGGGCCCCCGGCTGCGCCCGGAGTCAGAGGGGCCCGCGCGGCACCGGGTGACGTGGCAGGAGCTGGAGGGGCCCGGGGCGCTGCGCTACCTGGTGCGCGCGGAGGACGGCCGCGCGCTCACCAGCGCGGTGCTGGAAGGGGCGTCCCGGCGGCTGGGCCGGCCGGTGGCGCACCTGAGGGACCTGGGCGCCAACGCGGCGCTCGCGCTGCCGCCGGAGGAGCAGTACCTCACGGCGTCGGGCCGCACGTACTTCCGCGACCTCGACTTCGACGAGCTGCGCCGGATGCAGTTCGACCTGGAGACCACCGGGTTGGACCCGGCGCACCACCGCGTCTTCCTGGTGGCGCTCCGGCGGCCGGACGGGGAGACGGAGACGCTCGAGGCCCAGGGGGAGGACGACTCGGCGGAGGCGGACCTGCTCTACCACCTGGCCGAGCGCGTTCGGACGTATGACCCGGACGTCATCGAGAACCACAACCTGCACGGCTTCGACCTGCCCTTCCTCGCGCGGCGGGCCAGGCACCTGGGCGTGTCGTTGGCCCTGGGCCGCGCGGGGGCGCCGGGCCTGCGCCACCGCCCCTCCGCCCGGGGCGCCGCGCTGGGCCGGCCCGTCCCCGGCGCGCCGCCGGACGCCATGTGCCGCGCGCGCTACACCGTGCCCGGGCGCGAGCTCATCGACACGCTGGACGCGGTGCTGCGGCATGACTTCTCCACGCGCGACTTGCCCGGCCACGGGCTCAAGGCCGTCGCCCGGCACCTGGGCCTGGCCGGACCGGAGCGCGAGCACATCCCTGGTGCCCGGGTGTACGAGGTCTTCCGCACGGACCCGGCGCGCGTGCGGCGCTATGCCCGAGACGACGTCACGGAGGCGGGCGGCCTCGCGCGGCTGCTGGGCGGCGCGGCCTTCGCGCTCGCGCGCATGGCGCCTCGCCGCTACGAGCGGCTCGCGGACGCGGGGCCCGCCACCGGCGTGCTGGACCCCTTGCTGGTCCGGGCCTACCTCCGGGAGGGCGCGGCGCTGCCGGCGCACGAGGACGGGGATGGCACCTCGCACAGCGGCGCGGCGCTCCACCTGTTCGCCACCGGCGTGGCCCGGCGCATCGTCAAGGCGGACGTCGCCAGCCTGTATCCCTCGCTGATGCGCCAGTACCGCATTGGCCCCAGGCGGGACCGGCTGGGCGTGTTGCTGGCGCTGGTGGACCGGCTGGTGGACCAGCGGCTGGCGGCGAAGGGCAGGGCGCGTGCCGCGGCCCCCGGCTCGCAGGAGCGCTTCACGAACGAGGCCCTGTCGGCGGCGATGAAGATTGTCGTGAACTCCGCCTACGGCTACCTGGGCGCGGTGGGGCTCACCCGCTTCTCGGACGTGCACGCGGCGAACGAGGTGACGCGGCAGGGACGCCAGGTGCTGGGCCTCTTGTGCCGGGAGCTGGCACGGCGCGGCGTCACGCTGCTGGAGGCGGACACGGACGGCGTGTACTTCGCCGTCCCGGAGGCCTGGCGGGAGGCCGACGAGCGCCGCGTCGTCGCGGAGGTCGCCGCGCTGCTGCCGCCCCGGGTGCAGCTCGAGTTCGACGGGCGGTACGCCGCGATGCTGTCGCACGAACCGAAGAACTACGCGCTCCAGCCCTATGACGGACCGCTGGTGCTCCGGGGCGTGGCCTTCCGCTCCAGCCGCGCGGAGCCCTTCGGGGAGGCCTTCCTGCGCCGCGCGCTGCGCTGCCTGCTGGCCGGAGACGTCCCGGGCGTGCGCGAGGTGTACGTGGAGACGGTGATGGCGCTGCGCCGCCGGAAGGTGCCGACGCTGGAGGTCTGCGCCCACGTCCGCCTGACGAAGTCCGCCGCGCAGTACCGCGCCATCCGCCCCCGCCGGCGCGAGCTGCCCTACGAGGCCATGCTGGCCAGCGGGCGCGCCGAGTGGCCCCTGGGCGAACAGGTGCGCGTCTACCGCGCCGTGGGAGGCCGGGCGGGCCTGCTGCCCGTGCCGGAGGCGGATGACCCGGGCGCCGCGAGGCCGCTGACGCGCGAGGAGGACCCGCGCGACTACGACGTGGAGTACTACGTGCGGCTCTTGCGTGAGACGTTCGCCGCGCGGCTGGTGCGCGCGCTGGAGCCGGAGGACTTCCGGACCGTGTTCGACGACCCCGGCCAGCCCTCGCTCTTCGCGCCCTCGCTCGCGGAGGCGAGGCCCATCCTCACGGTGCTGGCCGAGCCGCCCGACGCGCCGGAGCCGGTGTAG